A single genomic interval of Streptomyces sp. BA2 harbors:
- a CDS encoding ferredoxin has product MKVHVDKERCVGAGMCALTAPSVFTQDDDGFSEVLPGREDGGGDPLVREAVRACPVRAVTVDDS; this is encoded by the coding sequence ATGAAGGTTCATGTGGACAAGGAGCGGTGTGTGGGCGCGGGGATGTGCGCGCTCACCGCCCCGAGCGTCTTCACCCAGGACGACGACGGCTTCAGCGAGGTGCTCCCCGGCCGCGAGGACGGCGGCGGCGATCCCCTGGTGCGCGAGGCCGTGCGGGCCTGCCCCGTGCGGGCGGTCACCGTCGACGACTCCTGA
- a CDS encoding cytochrome P450 → MTESVASEPLVFKAATSEAAGSEPVAFPQDRTCPYHPPESYEPLREARPLSRARLFDGRSVWVVTGQGTARDLLVDPRLSADRENEAFPAPTERFAKVRNRRVALLGVDDPLHNTQRRMLIPSFSVKRIAALRPRIQETVDRLLDAMEAQGPAAELVGAFALPVPSMVICALLGVPYADHEFFEEQSRRLLRGPRAEDMERAQDELDAYFHALIDQKRREPGDGLLDELIHRQLSEGALDREELVSLATILLVAGHETTANMISLGTFTLLQHPAQLAELRADGTLMPAAVEELLRFLSIADGLLRVAKEDIDIAGSTIRADDGVIFSTSLINRDGTAYETPEELDFHRADRHHLAFGYGVHQCLGQNLARAEIEIALRSLFDRMPELRLAVPAREIPFKPGDTIQGMLELPVTW, encoded by the coding sequence ATGACCGAATCAGTCGCGTCCGAACCACTGGTGTTCAAAGCAGCCACGTCCGAAGCAGCCGGGTCCGAACCAGTCGCCTTCCCGCAGGACCGCACCTGCCCCTACCACCCGCCGGAGTCGTACGAGCCGCTCCGCGAGGCCCGGCCGCTCTCCCGGGCCCGGTTGTTCGACGGGCGTTCCGTCTGGGTGGTCACCGGGCAGGGAACCGCCCGTGACCTGCTCGTCGACCCACGCCTTTCCGCCGACCGCGAGAACGAGGCGTTCCCCGCGCCGACCGAACGCTTCGCGAAGGTACGCAACCGCCGAGTCGCCCTGCTCGGCGTCGACGACCCCCTGCACAACACTCAGCGCCGCATGCTGATCCCCAGCTTCTCGGTCAAGCGGATCGCCGCGCTGCGCCCCCGGATCCAGGAGACGGTCGACCGGCTCCTGGACGCCATGGAGGCGCAGGGGCCGGCGGCCGAGCTGGTCGGCGCGTTCGCGCTGCCGGTTCCTTCCATGGTGATCTGCGCCCTGCTCGGCGTGCCCTACGCCGACCACGAGTTCTTCGAGGAGCAGTCGCGCCGGCTGCTGCGCGGCCCCCGCGCCGAGGACATGGAGCGGGCACAGGACGAACTGGACGCGTATTTCCACGCGTTGATCGACCAGAAGCGGCGTGAGCCGGGAGACGGGCTCCTCGACGAGCTGATCCACCGGCAGCTCTCCGAGGGTGCGCTCGACCGCGAGGAACTGGTCAGCCTCGCGACGATCCTGCTGGTCGCGGGGCACGAGACCACGGCGAACATGATCTCCCTGGGGACGTTCACGCTCCTTCAGCATCCCGCGCAGCTCGCCGAACTGCGCGCCGACGGGACGCTGATGCCAGCGGCCGTCGAGGAGTTGCTGCGTTTCCTGTCCATCGCGGACGGCTTGCTGCGGGTGGCGAAGGAGGACATCGACATCGCAGGAAGCACCATCCGCGCGGACGACGGCGTCATCTTCTCCACCTCCCTCATCAACCGTGACGGCACGGCCTACGAGACGCCGGAGGAACTGGACTTCCACCGTGCCGACCGCCACCATCTCGCCTTCGGGTACGGCGTTCACCAGTGCCTCGGCCAGAACCTCGCCCGCGCCGAGATCGAGATCGCCCTGCGGTCGCTCTTCGACCGGATGCCGGAGCTTCGCCTCGCGGTGCCCGCACGGGAGATTCCCTTCAAGCCGGGCGACACGATCCAGGGGATGCTCGAACTCCCCGTCACCTGGTAG